The proteins below come from a single Gimesia alba genomic window:
- a CDS encoding STAS domain-containing protein, which produces MTNYHDDFQLEWHGNTVVIIPASNVESMSWDLIEQAADIVMAPLQEVEIPMVVFDLSDVSYFGSVFLALLLRCHKHVRSRGGELVLCGASKMANELLRITALDTLWAIYETRDEALDALMG; this is translated from the coding sequence ATGACGAACTACCACGACGACTTTCAATTGGAATGGCATGGAAACACAGTCGTAATCATTCCCGCCAGTAATGTCGAGTCAATGAGTTGGGACCTGATTGAACAGGCAGCCGACATCGTAATGGCTCCGTTACAGGAAGTAGAAATTCCCATGGTCGTTTTTGACTTGAGTGATGTCAGCTACTTCGGTTCTGTATTTCTCGCCCTCTTATTACGATGCCATAAACATGTTCGGAGTCGAGGCGGGGAATTAGTTTTATGTGGCGCCAGTAAAATGGCAAATGAGTTACTGAGAATCACTGCGTTAGACACACTTTGGGCGATTTATGAAACCAGAGATGAAGCTCTGGATGCCTTGATGGGTTAG
- a CDS encoding HEAT repeat domain-containing protein: protein MPIPFKEKKTPAVSEELKGLQIYLSKDLWSRNDHWSAFEEWKTLQTHAETNRTAPLDIHRWVFGTLEPGKFLSESEKTELPSVATKAPEVTDSKDSTKQNQPKDPPPTTEKQTVETPLPKQESWSFNTLQEFFIRTDSQTADSDSRQYSEKISKLKQLSAQDSIAGWNATILWATISPQSATETIPTLEKIVFEHPTSDPSKKKTPQNQQHKQPIDFFSFQETEKPVPDKSKPKLTALSPAMKHAAINGLSLVLSQADAIPLDTKHRLTQALQRPDISMELRNELYCGLARFISPANIPTLEQSLDVGDNKRRLPKTLRRTAMDACIIHGLWFYADLNQFSTAGRSQQESREYEASVWPENITQVRWDSDSRMRTNFGYWAAVVRHPDAEAILISQLKDADHLVQNQAIEHLGLLGTDTALQQLEEQAKRPQESARISAAIGLTPWGAPYLAPLSKDASASVRLAAAKGLGQSPSPEAALLLRSLLNDRSTNVQNAVIDSISQWPDELAIPLLLEGIQESVYKTRRKSILQLTNRTGTSGSISIEAPKADRIAAVRELIQSQQLPAGLWNQLLQTGLQKSGEVNQTRVAEIQAYFQKLINQPKESSQYQIAFQELANISHDELGILEKLILETSIELPDQIYTDLLPELHSNYAALNQLKSAHVTDRRKGAQQLLLNSQNVSLSPVVIKRLRKLLTHEQDRLVWRIVMSAISKDNYDESAQLALLAVNHNWSDIRILGCEYFGRHGLPQFAIWLLPLLDDKNESVQLAAIKAIGHCHNPIAINGIQNATQNQQPAPSLRSKLTHSNQSVRFETVAALSRLGDIEGMQELVRLSNDTRNSIRIDAVREMGNSGQTRFVEPLIQQAWTERNLLALKEILSSLDKLVPASEQPIELKSQLQHFEQAKIWMNWWQTHHSGPSTRLFTGR from the coding sequence ATGCCAATCCCATTCAAAGAGAAAAAGACTCCGGCAGTCTCCGAGGAACTGAAAGGACTCCAAATCTATTTATCCAAGGATTTGTGGAGCCGCAACGACCACTGGTCGGCTTTTGAAGAATGGAAAACCCTACAAACACACGCTGAAACGAACAGAACAGCCCCGTTAGACATCCATCGCTGGGTCTTTGGAACATTAGAACCGGGCAAGTTCTTGTCTGAAAGCGAGAAAACAGAACTTCCCTCCGTCGCTACGAAAGCTCCGGAAGTGACAGATTCCAAAGATTCTACCAAACAAAATCAACCAAAAGATCCGCCGCCAACCACTGAAAAACAGACTGTGGAAACGCCCCTCCCCAAACAAGAAAGCTGGTCTTTTAATACATTACAAGAATTTTTTATCCGAACTGACTCGCAGACTGCGGACTCGGATTCCAGGCAATACTCCGAAAAAATCAGCAAGCTGAAACAACTTTCAGCACAGGACTCAATTGCTGGCTGGAACGCAACGATTTTATGGGCCACCATTTCTCCCCAATCAGCAACCGAAACCATCCCGACTCTGGAAAAAATCGTTTTCGAACATCCAACCTCTGATCCATCAAAGAAAAAGACACCTCAGAATCAACAACACAAACAGCCGATTGACTTTTTCTCATTCCAAGAGACCGAGAAACCCGTCCCGGACAAATCCAAACCGAAGTTGACTGCACTCTCGCCTGCCATGAAACATGCAGCCATCAATGGCCTCTCGCTGGTACTATCCCAAGCGGATGCCATTCCCCTCGACACAAAACACAGATTAACACAAGCATTGCAGCGCCCCGACATCTCAATGGAACTCCGCAACGAATTATATTGCGGTTTAGCAAGATTTATCTCACCAGCAAATATTCCAACATTAGAACAATCCCTGGACGTTGGTGACAACAAGAGACGTCTTCCCAAAACATTACGACGGACAGCCATGGATGCCTGCATCATTCATGGACTCTGGTTTTATGCCGATCTGAACCAATTTTCGACTGCCGGTCGCTCACAGCAAGAATCTAGAGAATATGAGGCTTCCGTCTGGCCTGAAAATATCACCCAGGTTCGCTGGGATTCTGATTCTCGGATGCGCACCAATTTTGGCTATTGGGCTGCCGTAGTCCGTCATCCGGATGCGGAAGCGATTTTGATATCACAGTTAAAAGATGCTGACCATCTGGTTCAAAATCAAGCCATAGAGCACCTGGGACTTCTCGGAACGGACACAGCACTTCAACAGCTGGAAGAACAGGCAAAGCGTCCTCAGGAAAGCGCCCGGATCTCAGCAGCCATTGGATTGACTCCCTGGGGAGCGCCCTACCTGGCTCCACTCAGCAAAGACGCTTCGGCATCGGTACGGCTCGCGGCGGCCAAAGGTCTGGGACAATCCCCTTCGCCCGAAGCAGCGCTTTTATTGCGATCGCTCTTGAATGACCGTAGCACGAATGTGCAAAATGCGGTCATTGATTCCATCAGCCAATGGCCTGATGAACTTGCCATCCCACTGCTCCTGGAAGGGATTCAGGAAAGCGTTTATAAAACACGGCGAAAAAGTATTCTCCAGTTAACGAACCGTACAGGTACAAGCGGTTCCATTTCAATCGAAGCTCCCAAGGCTGATCGTATTGCCGCTGTCAGAGAACTGATTCAATCACAACAACTCCCAGCCGGCTTGTGGAATCAGCTCTTACAAACGGGCCTGCAAAAATCGGGGGAAGTGAATCAAACTCGCGTTGCAGAAATCCAGGCCTACTTTCAAAAGCTCATCAACCAGCCCAAAGAATCAAGTCAGTATCAAATTGCGTTTCAAGAACTCGCAAATATCTCTCATGACGAACTGGGAATCCTGGAGAAATTGATCCTGGAAACATCTATTGAACTTCCCGATCAGATTTACACCGATCTGCTTCCTGAACTGCATTCGAATTATGCTGCCTTAAATCAACTAAAGAGTGCGCATGTCACGGATCGCAGGAAAGGCGCCCAACAACTCTTACTGAACTCTCAAAACGTGTCCTTAAGCCCTGTGGTTATAAAACGTCTCCGAAAGCTGTTGACTCATGAGCAGGATCGCCTTGTCTGGCGGATTGTGATGTCAGCGATTTCAAAAGACAATTATGACGAGTCGGCTCAACTTGCATTGCTGGCAGTCAACCATAACTGGTCTGACATCAGAATCCTCGGGTGTGAGTACTTTGGTAGACACGGTTTGCCACAATTTGCAATCTGGCTACTCCCTCTACTCGATGATAAGAATGAATCCGTCCAACTCGCGGCCATCAAAGCCATTGGCCATTGCCATAATCCGATTGCCATCAATGGTATTCAAAACGCGACACAGAACCAGCAACCTGCACCGTCTCTGCGATCAAAACTGACGCATTCCAATCAAAGTGTCCGTTTTGAAACGGTCGCCGCCCTGAGTCGCCTGGGTGATATTGAAGGCATGCAGGAACTAGTGCGACTATCAAACGATACTCGCAATTCCATTCGCATTGATGCGGTCCGTGAAATGGGAAATTCCGGCCAAACACGATTTGTCGAACCTCTGATTCAACAGGCATGGACGGAACGCAATCTTCTCGCCCTCAAAGAAATTTTAAGCAGTTTAGACAAACTGGTTCCTGCTTCTGAGCAACCTATCGAGTTGAAGTCACAGTTGCAGCACTTTGAACAAGCAAAAATCTGGATGAATTGGTGGCAAACTCATCACTCAGGCCCCTCTACAAGACTGTTTACAGGCCGTTAA
- a CDS encoding LOG family protein, with the protein MSRKYRKTRPSVSESDVLPTEHSPELYPFDSIVASIKETADKLQQDQATRGDLKILDRALKELRYAFKVFTPYRKQRKVTVFGSARTLPDDPAYQQALQFGRRMAEEKWMTVTGAGPGIMEAAHVGAGTDMSMGVNIVLPFEQEPNYVIHKDEKLVNLNYFFTRKLLFVKEVHAIVCCAGGFGTLDEAFETLTLVQTGKRDPMPIVLLDVPGGTYWKEWELFLKNNLLKQELISEEDLSLFYVTDNIEDAVDEVIGFYSVYNSMRYVKGRLVLRLHVEPSNQFVEQLNNEFKDILESGIITKVETHELEKDDDHLADLPRISLLFNRKNLGRLRQMIDRINDELAPKNDEEDAE; encoded by the coding sequence ATGTCGAGGAAATATCGAAAAACGCGGCCCAGCGTCTCTGAGTCTGATGTACTCCCTACCGAGCACAGCCCCGAGCTTTATCCGTTCGATTCCATCGTCGCCAGCATCAAAGAAACCGCCGATAAACTGCAACAAGATCAGGCTACCCGTGGCGATCTCAAGATCCTGGACCGTGCCCTGAAAGAACTCAGATACGCGTTTAAAGTATTCACCCCCTATCGCAAGCAGCGCAAAGTCACCGTTTTCGGATCTGCCAGAACTCTGCCCGATGACCCTGCCTACCAGCAGGCGCTTCAATTCGGTCGCCGCATGGCCGAAGAAAAATGGATGACTGTAACCGGTGCCGGTCCGGGAATCATGGAAGCAGCCCATGTCGGTGCGGGCACCGATATGTCCATGGGTGTCAACATTGTACTGCCCTTCGAACAGGAGCCGAATTACGTCATTCATAAAGACGAAAAGCTGGTCAACCTGAACTACTTCTTCACCCGCAAACTGCTTTTCGTGAAAGAAGTCCACGCCATCGTTTGCTGTGCCGGTGGTTTTGGCACGTTAGACGAAGCCTTCGAAACACTCACCCTGGTCCAAACCGGAAAACGCGATCCGATGCCCATCGTTCTTTTAGATGTTCCAGGAGGGACCTATTGGAAAGAATGGGAGTTATTCCTGAAAAACAATCTGTTAAAACAGGAGTTGATCTCAGAGGAAGATTTATCTCTGTTTTATGTCACAGATAACATTGAGGATGCCGTCGATGAAGTCATCGGCTTTTACAGCGTCTACAACAGTATGCGATATGTCAAAGGCCGACTGGTACTGCGGCTACATGTTGAACCCAGCAATCAATTTGTTGAACAGTTGAATAATGAATTCAAAGATATCCTGGAATCAGGTATCATCACCAAAGTCGAAACACATGAGCTGGAAAAAGACGACGACCATTTAGCCGACCTGCCTCGAATTTCTTTGCTATTCAACCGGAAAAATCTGGGACGACTGCGGCAAATGATTGATCGCATCAACGACGAACTTGCGCCCAAAAACGACGAAGAAGATGCAGAGTAA